From the Lolium rigidum isolate FL_2022 chromosome 2, APGP_CSIRO_Lrig_0.1, whole genome shotgun sequence genome, one window contains:
- the LOC124690481 gene encoding glycine-rich cell wall structural protein 2-like encodes MAATTKLVALGFVVLLSIGFTSASRMLASSSSASGGGSGGGGGGGGAGASGYGGGGGQGGATGYGETFIGSGYKSNYAQGAGGGGGAGGGGGSNGGAGSGSGTGGGIGSGASGSTGGGQANASGSGGGEGQGAGANGSSGQGAGEGGGEGSGESSVAPAPSAGGISYSDAAGGGTGGGGGNSGNGGGEGTGAGNAGNDGTSGSASGQGSGNGGGIVKGVAQGPSVGVGSGAGFGAAQTGSAGPSGSGYAAGSGAGGGGGAGGSENGGVGSGGGTGEGSGSGTYP; translated from the coding sequence ATGGCTGCTACCACTAAGCTTGTAGCTCTTGGCTTTGTTGTGCTCTTGAGCATTGGCTTCACCAGTGCTTCACGTATGTTAGCTAGCTCATCCAGCGCATCAGGAGGAGGGtcgggaggcggaggtggcggtggtggggcaGGTGCAAGTGGAtacggcggaggaggcgggcAAGGTGGTGCCACTGGATATGGTGAAACCTTCATAGGTTCAGGTTACAAGTCTAACTATGCCCAGGGagctggtggaggaggaggtgcaggcggcggcggtggttcaAATGGCGGAGCCGGATCTGGTTCCGGGACCGGCGGTGGCATCGGGTCTGGTGCGAGTGGTTCTACTGGCGGTGGGCAGGCCAATGCTAGTGGTAGTGGTGGGGGTGAGGGCCAAGGTGCTGGCGCCAATGGGTCTAGCGGACAAGGAGCCGGAGAGGGCGGTGGTGAAGGAAGTGGTGAGAGTAGCGTAGCACCAGCTCCTTCTGCTGGTGGTATCAGCTACTCCGATGCCGCTGGTGGCGGTACCGGTGGTGGCGGTGGGAATAGTGGAAATGGCGGTGGAGAAGGAACTGGAGCTGGAAATGCCGGTAACGACGGCACCTCGGGCAGTGCCAGTGGACAGGGTAGCGGCAACGGTGGTGGCATAGTTAAAGGTGTCGCTCAAGGGCCAAGCGTCGGAGTTGGGTCTGGTGCAGGTTTCGGAGCTGCACAGACTGGTAGCGCTGGCCCTTCTGGTTCAGGCTATGCTGCCGGAAGCGGTgcaggcggcggaggtggcgcgGGTGGAAGCGAAAATGGCGGGGTTGGCAGCGGAGGAGGCACGGGAGAAGGGTCCGGTAGCGGTACATACCCTTAA